A region of Streptomyces halobius DNA encodes the following proteins:
- the tgmA gene encoding putative ATP-grasp-modified RiPP: MEQNPATPWGLSRLGSYAPAGEQPEVTAELDPTSQTTRYRDAADQPVAIDEQRAGRCAAPSTTRPQGQGDGGGYTDDADDIDDIDEVHGDEGSDGGDDYH, from the coding sequence ATGGAACAGAACCCGGCCACCCCCTGGGGCCTGTCGCGTCTCGGTTCATACGCCCCGGCAGGCGAACAACCCGAGGTAACCGCCGAGTTGGACCCCACGTCGCAGACCACCCGGTACCGCGATGCGGCGGACCAGCCCGTGGCGATCGACGAACAGCGCGCAGGTCGATGCGCCGCGCCGTCCACCACCCGGCCGCAAGGACAAGGCGACGGAGGCGGGTACACCGATGACGCCGATGACATCGATGACATCGATGAGGTCCACGGCGACGAGGGAAGCGACGGCGGCGACGACTACCACTGA